Proteins from a single region of Pseudomonas fulva:
- a CDS encoding NAD(P)/FAD-dependent oxidoreductase, producing the protein MSPRIEPVQTSTEFPSSSAVVIIGGGIIGLTAALTLAERNIPVVVLEKGRIAAEQSSRNLGWVRKTNRHMHDIPLALAAERLWQQMPERVGQDVGFRQAGILFVARNDAQMAMHDGWLKSVASLDLDSRLVSAAEIAKMAPGGQGQWAGGIYTPSDARAEPTLASSAIAKAAMAKGALIIENCAVRTLVTSAGRVSGVLTERGEIRCEQVLLAGGMWSRRFLGNHGIDLPTLPLTCSVMRTGPMDGPTEIALGAPDFSFRRHKDGGFIVTQRGALDAHLTLDHLLIGLRYLPQLKAQRDFLRVSFGKAFFKDLALARSWKGSSVTPFEKVRTLDPAANPSLNAEALRNLVAAWPMFANARIEQSWAGVIDITPDSNPVIGAVAKLPGLSLATGFSGHGFGTSPAAGQLAADLLCGTTPIVDPTPYRFERL; encoded by the coding sequence ATGTCACCTCGAATAGAGCCCGTACAAACCTCCACCGAGTTTCCCTCGAGCAGCGCCGTGGTCATCATCGGTGGGGGCATCATCGGCCTCACCGCGGCCCTGACCCTGGCAGAGCGAAACATCCCGGTGGTGGTGCTGGAAAAAGGCCGCATCGCCGCCGAGCAGTCCTCGCGCAACCTCGGCTGGGTGCGCAAGACCAACCGCCACATGCACGACATTCCCCTGGCCCTGGCCGCCGAGCGGCTGTGGCAGCAGATGCCCGAGCGGGTTGGCCAGGACGTCGGCTTCCGCCAGGCCGGCATCCTGTTCGTCGCCCGTAACGATGCACAGATGGCCATGCACGACGGCTGGCTGAAATCGGTCGCCTCCCTGGACCTGGACTCGCGGCTGGTCAGCGCCGCGGAAATCGCCAAGATGGCGCCCGGCGGCCAAGGCCAGTGGGCCGGTGGCATCTACACGCCGTCCGATGCCCGCGCGGAGCCGACCCTGGCCTCCAGTGCCATCGCCAAGGCGGCCATGGCCAAGGGCGCGCTGATCATCGAGAACTGCGCGGTGCGCACCCTGGTCACCAGCGCTGGGCGCGTCAGCGGCGTGCTGACCGAGCGCGGCGAAATACGTTGCGAACAGGTGCTGCTGGCCGGTGGCATGTGGTCGCGACGCTTTCTCGGCAACCACGGCATCGACCTGCCGACCCTGCCGCTGACCTGTTCGGTGATGCGCACGGGGCCAATGGACGGGCCGACCGAGATCGCCCTGGGCGCACCGGACTTCTCGTTCCGCCGCCACAAGGATGGCGGTTTCATCGTCACCCAGCGCGGCGCCCTCGATGCGCACCTGACCCTCGATCACCTGCTGATCGGCCTGCGCTACCTGCCCCAGCTCAAGGCGCAGCGTGATTTCCTGCGGGTGTCGTTCGGCAAGGCGTTCTTCAAGGACCTGGCCCTGGCGCGCAGCTGGAAAGGCAGCTCCGTCACGCCGTTCGAGAAGGTGCGCACCCTCGATCCGGCCGCCAACCCGTCGCTCAATGCCGAGGCGCTGCGCAACCTGGTCGCTGCCTGGCCGATGTTCGCCAACGCCCGGATCGAGCAGAGCTGGGCTGGCGTCATCGACATCACCCCGGACTCCAACCCGGTGATCGGCGCGGTCGCGAAGCTGCCCGGCCTGAGCCTGGCAACCGGCTTTTCCGGCCACGGCTTCGGCACCTCGCCGGCTGCCGGGCAACTGGCCGCCGACCTGCTGTGCGGCACCACGCCTATCGTCGACCCGACGCCCTATCGCTTCGAGCGGCTCTAG
- a CDS encoding RidA family protein yields MTTISKVKTGSRYEDMGSYSRVVAVGDWIFVSNTAGRNPHSKEISEDLAEQTHQVFANIESALAAVEASLADVVCSRVFIQNPQDVPAVMTIVGEKFRGIDPASTVTCPPLGSTVYKVELELTAFRGASRADVKKINLAQ; encoded by the coding sequence ATGACCACCATCAGCAAAGTCAAAACCGGTTCCAGGTACGAAGACATGGGCAGCTACTCCCGCGTGGTCGCGGTGGGCGACTGGATCTTCGTGTCCAACACCGCCGGCCGCAATCCACACAGCAAGGAAATTTCCGAGGACCTGGCCGAGCAGACCCACCAGGTGTTCGCCAACATCGAGTCGGCACTCGCCGCCGTGGAGGCCAGCCTGGCCGACGTGGTGTGCTCGCGCGTGTTCATCCAGAACCCGCAGGACGTACCGGCGGTGATGACCATCGTCGGCGAGAAGTTTCGCGGCATCGACCCGGCCTCGACCGTGACCTGCCCGCCCCTGGGCTCGACCGTCTACAAGGTCGAACTGGAGCTGACCGCCTTCCGCGGCGCCTCGCGCGCCGACGTGAAGAAGATCAACCTGGCTCAGTGA
- a CDS encoding tyramine oxidase subunit B: protein MTTQTRIDFLYLSEQDMIRAGVTDMLACVNTMEEVFDLLYKGDYRMAGANNDSHGALVCFPEDSPFPDMPRHAADRRMMAMPAYLGGSFRTAGVKWYGSNVENREKGLPRSILMFTLNDVDTGAPLAHMSADLLSAYRTGAIPGVGARHLARKDARVVGLLGPGVMGKTTLAAFIAVCPLIDTLKLKGRSQKSLDDFIGWVQDTYPQITTIEVVDSIEAVVRGSDLVTYCTSGRTGDPSEYPLVKREWVKPGAFLAMPAGCNIDAGMERADVRKVLDNVGLYQAWYAELPKPAHNHVPVIGVRFMDMLEEGKLTLDQLEDIGKIIAGEAPGRRNDEEIIIMSVGGMPVEDVAWGTVVYRKALELGIGVKLNLWETPALR, encoded by the coding sequence ATGACAACTCAAACAAGAATCGACTTCCTCTACCTCTCCGAGCAGGACATGATCCGCGCCGGGGTGACCGACATGCTCGCCTGCGTCAATACCATGGAAGAGGTGTTCGACCTGCTCTACAAGGGCGACTACCGAATGGCCGGCGCCAACAACGACTCCCACGGCGCCCTGGTCTGTTTCCCCGAGGATTCGCCGTTTCCCGACATGCCGCGCCATGCTGCCGACCGCCGCATGATGGCGATGCCCGCCTACCTGGGTGGCAGCTTCCGCACCGCCGGGGTGAAATGGTACGGCTCCAACGTCGAGAACCGCGAGAAGGGGCTGCCGCGCTCGATCCTGATGTTCACCTTGAATGACGTCGACACCGGCGCGCCCCTGGCGCACATGTCGGCCGACCTGCTGTCGGCTTATCGCACCGGGGCGATTCCAGGCGTCGGCGCGCGCCACCTGGCGCGCAAGGACGCTCGCGTCGTCGGTTTGCTCGGCCCGGGCGTGATGGGCAAGACCACGCTGGCCGCCTTCATTGCCGTCTGCCCGTTGATCGACACCCTCAAGCTCAAGGGTCGCAGCCAGAAGAGCCTCGACGACTTCATCGGCTGGGTGCAGGACACCTACCCGCAGATCACCACCATCGAGGTGGTCGACAGCATCGAAGCGGTGGTGCGCGGCTCCGACCTGGTGACCTACTGCACTTCCGGCCGCACCGGCGACCCGAGCGAATACCCGCTGGTCAAGCGCGAGTGGGTCAAGCCCGGTGCCTTCCTGGCCATGCCGGCCGGCTGCAACATCGACGCCGGCATGGAACGGGCGGACGTACGCAAGGTACTCGACAACGTCGGCCTGTACCAGGCCTGGTACGCGGAACTGCCCAAGCCTGCCCACAACCATGTGCCGGTGATCGGCGTGCGCTTCATGGACATGCTCGAGGAAGGAAAGCTGACCCTCGATCAGCTCGAAGACATCGGCAAGATCATCGCCGGCGAAGCGCCCGGCCGTCGTAACGACGAGGAAATCATCATCATGTCGGTCGGTGGCATGCCGGTCGAGGACGTGGCCTGGGGCACCGTGGTGTACCGCAAGGCCCTCGAGCTGGGCATCGGCGTGAAGCTCAACCTCTGGGAAACCCCGGCCCTTCGCTAA
- a CDS encoding methyl-accepting chemotaxis protein, translating into MNDAAGRQREAVELVSTAFNEMVATANEVARSCSNAASSADAGQRQVHDGQLQIDDATGSVTQLSENLQKSAQAMQVLEQDSKNINAILDTIRSIAEQTNLLALNAAIEAARAGEQGRGFAVVADEVRALAKRTADSTGEIDGLLGGLARRTQDVTKQMQSSLSMSLQSVERIQQARDSFEQIRTSVDEIRDQNNQIATAAEEQHHVAEDINRHIAQIHTDAQLVEELAHSARSDSQRLETLSGELNGLVGRFRT; encoded by the coding sequence ATGAACGATGCCGCCGGCCGCCAGCGTGAAGCGGTGGAACTGGTGTCCACCGCCTTCAACGAGATGGTCGCCACCGCCAACGAAGTGGCCCGTTCCTGCAGCAATGCCGCATCGTCCGCCGACGCCGGTCAGCGCCAGGTCCATGATGGCCAGCTGCAGATCGACGACGCCACCGGCAGCGTCACCCAGCTCAGCGAGAACCTGCAGAAATCCGCCCAGGCCATGCAGGTGCTCGAGCAGGACAGCAAGAACATCAACGCCATCCTCGACACCATCCGCTCGATCGCCGAGCAGACCAACCTGCTGGCCCTCAACGCGGCCATCGAGGCGGCGCGCGCAGGCGAACAAGGCCGTGGCTTCGCCGTGGTCGCCGACGAAGTCCGCGCGCTGGCCAAGCGTACCGCCGACTCCACCGGGGAAATCGACGGTCTGCTCGGTGGCCTGGCTCGCCGTACCCAGGACGTGACCAAGCAGATGCAGAGCAGCCTGAGCATGTCGCTGCAAAGCGTGGAACGCATCCAGCAGGCCCGCGACAGCTTCGAGCAGATCCGCACCTCGGTGGACGAGATCCGCGACCAGAACAATCAGATCGCCACCGCCGCCGAGGAGCAGCACCACGTGGCCGAGGACATCAACCGGCATATCGCGCAGATCCACACCGATGCCCAGCTGGTCGAGGAGCTGGCCCACTCGGCGCGCAGCGACTCGCAGCGCCTGGAGACCCTCTCCGGCGAACTCAACGGCCTGGTGGGCCGCTTCAGAACCTGA
- a CDS encoding methyl-accepting chemotaxis protein, whose amino-acid sequence MNDAAVRQREAVELVSTAFNEMVATANEVARSCSQAASSADSGQRQVHDGQLQIDDATGSVTQLSENLHKSAQAMQVLEQDSKNINAILDTIRSIAEQTNLLALNAAIEAARAGEQGRGFAVVADEVRALAKRTADSTGEIDGLLGGLAKRTQEVTRQMQSSLSMSRQSVERIQQARDSFEQIRASVDEIRDQNSQIATAAEEQHQVAEDINRHIAQIHTDAQLVEELAHSARSDSQRLETLSGELDGLVRRFRT is encoded by the coding sequence ATGAACGACGCCGCCGTGCGCCAGCGCGAAGCGGTGGAGCTGGTGTCCACCGCCTTCAACGAGATGGTCGCCACTGCCAACGAGGTGGCCCGCTCCTGCAGCCAGGCGGCCAGCTCGGCGGACTCCGGCCAGCGCCAGGTGCATGATGGCCAGCTGCAGATCGACGACGCCACCGGCAGCGTCACCCAGCTCAGCGAAAACCTGCACAAATCCGCCCAGGCCATGCAGGTGCTGGAACAGGACAGCAAGAACATCAACGCCATCCTCGACACCATCCGCTCGATCGCCGAGCAGACCAACCTGCTGGCCCTCAACGCGGCCATCGAGGCGGCGCGCGCAGGCGAACAGGGCCGCGGCTTCGCGGTGGTCGCCGACGAGGTGCGCGCGCTGGCCAAACGTACCGCCGACTCCACCGGGGAAATCGACGGCCTGCTCGGCGGCCTGGCCAAGCGCACCCAGGAGGTGACCAGGCAGATGCAGAGCAGCCTGAGCATGTCGCGGCAGAGCGTGGAGCGTATCCAGCAGGCCCGTGACAGCTTCGAGCAGATCCGCGCCTCGGTGGACGAGATCCGCGACCAGAACAGCCAGATCGCCACCGCTGCGGAAGAGCAGCACCAGGTGGCCGAGGACATCAACCGGCATATCGCGCAGATCCACACCGATGCCCAGCTGGTCGAGGAGCTGGCCCACTCGGCGCGCAGCGACTCGCAGCGCCTGGAGACCCTCTCCGGCGAACTCGACGGCCTGGTTCGCCGCTTCAGAACCTGA
- a CDS encoding metal ABC transporter permease produces MEMLLQPLQIDFMQYALLIAVLVAIPAALLSCFLVLKGWALMGDATAHAVFPGVVVAYIVGLPYSLGAFVAGMLCAIAAGYLKENSRIKQDTLMGVVFSGMFGLGLLLYTQIHSDVHLDHILFGDMLGIGWADLLESGLIALAVSAFIGLKWRDLLLHAFDPVQARTVGLPVGLLHYGLLAVMSLTIVGALKAIGIVLTVALLIAPGAIAFLLTRTMGAMLLTAVAIAVGAAVSGVYLSFFIDSAPGPTIVVLLSVLFVAVFVYASARERRSAAQL; encoded by the coding sequence ATGGAGATGCTGCTGCAGCCGCTGCAAATCGACTTCATGCAGTACGCCCTGCTGATCGCCGTGCTAGTGGCGATTCCCGCCGCCCTGCTGTCGTGCTTTCTGGTGCTCAAGGGCTGGGCGCTGATGGGCGACGCCACTGCCCACGCCGTGTTTCCCGGCGTCGTGGTCGCTTATATCGTCGGCCTGCCCTACTCCCTCGGCGCCTTCGTGGCCGGCATGCTGTGTGCCATCGCCGCGGGGTATCTCAAGGAGAACAGCCGGATCAAGCAGGACACCCTGATGGGGGTGGTGTTCTCCGGCATGTTCGGCCTGGGCCTGCTGCTCTACACGCAGATCCACAGTGACGTGCACCTGGACCATATCCTGTTCGGCGACATGCTCGGCATCGGCTGGGCCGATCTGCTGGAGAGCGGCCTGATCGCCCTGGCGGTCAGCGCCTTCATCGGCCTGAAATGGCGCGACCTGCTCCTGCACGCCTTCGATCCGGTGCAGGCGCGCACCGTCGGCCTGCCGGTGGGCCTGCTGCACTACGGCCTGCTGGCGGTGATGTCGCTGACCATCGTCGGTGCCCTCAAGGCCATCGGCATCGTGCTCACCGTGGCCCTGCTGATCGCCCCCGGCGCCATCGCCTTCCTGCTCACCCGCACCATGGGCGCCATGCTCCTCACCGCGGTGGCCATCGCCGTCGGCGCGGCGGTGAGTGGCGTGTACCTGAGCTTCTTTATCGACAGCGCACCGGGGCCAACCATCGTGGTACTGCTCAGCGTCCTGTTCGTGGCGGTGTTCGTTTACGCCAGCGCACGCGAGCGCAGGAGCGCCGCGCAGCTGTAG
- a CDS encoding metal ABC transporter permease has translation MSSLLEPFSYGYMVNAMWVSTLVGVVCALLSVYLMLKGWSLIGDALAHSIVPGVAGAYMLGLPFALGAFGAGTLAAGAMLFLNQRSKLKEDVIIGLIFSSFFGLGLFMVSLSPTSVNIQTIVLGNILAITPGDTLQLLLIAGITLAVLALRWKDLMVVFFDEHHARSIGLSPTRLKAIFFILLSACTVAAMQTVGAFLVIAMVVTPGATAYLLSDRFERLLLIAACIGGLSSFIGAYASYFLDGATGAIIIVLQTGVFLLAFCFAPKHGLLAARRRAAQARLET, from the coding sequence GTGTCCAGCCTGCTCGAACCCTTTTCCTACGGCTACATGGTCAATGCCATGTGGGTCTCGACCCTGGTCGGCGTGGTCTGCGCGCTGCTCTCGGTGTACCTGATGCTCAAGGGCTGGTCGCTGATCGGCGACGCCCTGGCCCACTCCATCGTGCCGGGCGTCGCCGGTGCCTACATGCTCGGCCTGCCGTTCGCCCTCGGCGCATTCGGAGCCGGCACCTTGGCGGCCGGCGCCATGCTGTTTCTCAACCAGCGCAGCAAGCTCAAGGAAGACGTGATCATCGGCCTGATCTTCTCGTCGTTCTTCGGCCTCGGGCTGTTCATGGTCTCGCTGTCGCCCACCTCGGTGAACATCCAGACCATCGTGCTCGGCAACATCCTGGCCATCACCCCGGGCGATACCCTGCAACTGCTGCTGATTGCCGGCATCACCCTGGCCGTGCTGGCGCTGCGCTGGAAGGACCTGATGGTGGTGTTCTTCGACGAGCACCACGCGCGCTCCATCGGCCTGAGCCCGACGCGACTGAAGGCGATCTTCTTCATCCTGCTGTCGGCCTGCACCGTGGCGGCCATGCAGACGGTGGGCGCCTTCCTGGTCATTGCCATGGTCGTCACCCCCGGCGCCACCGCCTACCTGCTCAGTGATCGCTTCGAACGCCTGCTGCTGATCGCCGCGTGCATCGGCGGGCTGTCCAGCTTTATCGGCGCCTACGCCAGCTACTTTCTCGATGGCGCCACCGGGGCGATCATCATCGTGCTGCAGACCGGCGTGTTCCTGCTGGCTTTCTGCTTCGCGCCCAAACATGGCCTGCTGGCGGCGCGCCGCCGCGCCGCCCAAGCCCGGCTGGAGACATGA
- a CDS encoding manganese/iron ABC transporter ATP-binding protein, with protein sequence MPNALHEEDSLNGIRVDGISVTYRNGHTALRDASFGSPGGSITALVGVNGSGKSTLFKAIMGFVKLAQGEISVLGMPVREALKRNLIAYVPQSEDVDWNFPVLVEDVVLMGRYGHMGLLRRPKAADREAVDAALARVGMGELRTRQIGELSGGQKKRVFLARALAQDSRVILLDEPFTGVDVKTEDAIVRLLGELRDEGRVMLVSTHNLGSVPEFCDRTVLLARTVLAYGPTQLVFTRENLERTFGGVLRHFELPGEGQRSSPLIGIITDDERPLVLYDGKSTIRGRVDDKDQ encoded by the coding sequence ATGCCAAACGCTCTGCACGAAGAGGACAGCCTGAACGGCATCCGCGTCGACGGCATCAGCGTCACCTACCGCAACGGCCATACGGCCCTGCGCGACGCCAGTTTCGGCAGCCCCGGCGGCAGCATCACCGCCCTGGTAGGCGTCAACGGCAGCGGCAAATCGACCCTGTTCAAGGCCATCATGGGCTTCGTCAAGCTGGCCCAGGGCGAAATCAGCGTACTGGGCATGCCGGTACGCGAGGCGCTGAAACGCAACCTGATCGCCTACGTGCCGCAGAGCGAGGACGTCGACTGGAACTTCCCGGTGCTGGTCGAGGATGTGGTGCTGATGGGCCGCTACGGGCATATGGGCCTGCTGCGCCGGCCCAAGGCCGCCGACCGCGAGGCGGTCGATGCCGCCCTGGCCAGGGTCGGCATGGGCGAGCTGCGCACACGGCAGATCGGCGAGCTGTCCGGCGGCCAGAAGAAGCGCGTGTTCCTGGCCCGCGCCCTGGCCCAGGATTCGCGGGTGATCCTGCTCGACGAGCCGTTCACCGGCGTCGACGTGAAGACCGAGGACGCCATCGTGCGGCTGCTCGGCGAGCTGCGCGACGAGGGCCGGGTGATGCTGGTCTCTACTCACAACCTGGGCAGCGTGCCGGAATTCTGCGACCGCACCGTGCTGCTGGCGCGCACCGTGCTCGCCTACGGGCCGACCCAGCTGGTGTTCACCCGCGAGAACCTGGAGCGCACCTTCGGCGGCGTGCTGCGCCACTTCGAGCTGCCCGGCGAAGGCCAGCGCAGCTCGCCGCTGATCGGCATCATTACCGACGACGAACGCCCGCTGGTGCTGTACGACGGCAAGTCGACCATTCGCGGCCGCGTCGACGACAAGGATCAATAG
- a CDS encoding metal ABC transporter substrate-binding protein, with protein MFDRIRLRTLLAALLVALLPQLAVAEGKFKVVTTFTVLADMARQVAGDAAEVESITKPGAEIHNYQPTPGDILKARDAQLILRNGMNLELWFERFLQRLQGVPAVTLSEGVEPIGIAEGPYSGKPNPHAWMSPDAAMIYIDNIRDALAQHDPANAATYKRNAEAYKALIKSTVGPIRERLQTIPEQRRWLVSSEGAFSYLARDFGLKELYLWPINADQQGTPQQVRKVIDAVRAKRIPAVFSESTISASPAQQVARETGAKYGGVLYVDSLSEPSGPVPTYLDLLRVTSQTIADGLAD; from the coding sequence ATGTTCGATCGGATCCGCTTGCGCACCCTGCTCGCCGCCCTTCTGGTAGCCCTGCTGCCGCAATTGGCTGTCGCCGAAGGCAAATTCAAGGTGGTGACCACCTTCACGGTGCTTGCCGACATGGCTCGCCAGGTGGCGGGTGACGCCGCCGAGGTCGAGTCGATCACCAAGCCCGGCGCCGAGATCCACAACTACCAGCCCACCCCGGGCGACATCCTCAAGGCCCGCGATGCGCAGCTGATCCTGCGTAACGGCATGAACCTGGAGCTATGGTTCGAGCGCTTCCTGCAGCGCCTGCAGGGCGTACCCGCGGTGACCCTCAGCGAAGGCGTCGAGCCGATCGGCATCGCCGAGGGGCCCTACAGCGGCAAGCCCAACCCCCATGCCTGGATGTCGCCGGATGCCGCGATGATCTACATCGACAATATCCGCGATGCCCTGGCCCAGCACGACCCGGCCAACGCCGCCACCTACAAGCGCAACGCCGAGGCCTACAAGGCGCTGATCAAATCCACCGTGGGGCCGATCCGCGAGCGTCTGCAGACGATTCCCGAACAGCGCCGCTGGCTGGTGTCCAGCGAAGGGGCGTTCAGCTACCTGGCCCGCGACTTCGGCCTCAAGGAGCTGTACCTGTGGCCGATCAACGCCGACCAGCAGGGCACGCCCCAGCAGGTGCGCAAGGTGATCGACGCGGTGCGCGCCAAGCGGATTCCCGCAGTATTCAGCGAAAGCACCATCTCCGCCTCGCCGGCCCAGCAGGTGGCCCGGGAAACCGGCGCCAAATACGGCGGCGTGCTGTATGTGGACTCGCTCAGCGAGCCGAGCGGCCCGGTGCCGACCTACCTCGATCTGCTGCGCGTCACCTCGCAGACCATCGCTGACGGGCTGGCCGACTGA